One Camarhynchus parvulus chromosome 26, STF_HiC, whole genome shotgun sequence genomic window carries:
- the PTPN7 gene encoding tyrosine-protein phosphatase non-receptor type 7: protein MVQACLVCSRVHRGSLAAQAAAEDMDKAEKPSPPAKKHVRLQERRGSNVSLVLDMSSLGNVEPIQPVCTPRDITLKFLRTSSHVLRKQELQQHAQSLAQLQEEFSKIPPNFVSPEELEIPGRAFKDRYKTILPNPESRVCLRRAGSQEEDSYINANYITGYAGRPREYIATQGPLLNTVSDFWQMVWQEEAPLIVMITELQERKEKCVHYWPEKEGTYGPFTIHVQGVSESVEYVVRDLSIQLGKECRKVKHILFPSWPDQQTPESAKPLLHLVAKVEEALQTAASPGPVVVHCSAGIGRTGCFIATRIGCQQLQDTGEVDILGIVCHLRIDRGGMIQTSEQYQFLHHTLALYASQLPEGAAR, encoded by the exons ATGGTCCAAGCCTGCTTGGTGTGCTCCAGAGTTCATaggggcagcctggcagcccaggcagctgcagaggacaTGGACAAGGCAGAGAAGCCCAGTCCCCCTGCCAAGAAGCATGTGCGACTCCAGGAGAG GAGGGGCTCCAATGTGTCACTAGTGCTGGATATGAGCTCTCTAGGAAACGTGgagcccatccagcctgtcTGCACGCCACGGGACATCACACTGAAGTTTCTGAGGACATCCAGCCACGTGCTGAGGAaacaggagctccagcagcacgcccagagcctggcacagctccaggaggagtTTTCG AAAATCCCACCCAACTTCGTGAGTCCCGAGGAGCTGGAAATCCCTGGGCGTGCTTTCAAGGACAGATACAAAACCATTCTCCCCA ATCCTGAGAGCCGGGTCTGCctcaggagggctgggagccaggaggaAGACAGCTACATAAATGCCAACTACATCACA GGCTACGCGGGCCGGCCCCGGGAGTACATCGCCACACAGGGCCCCCTGCTGAACACCGTGAGCGACTTCTGGCAGATGgtgtggcaggaggaggctcCCCTCATCGTCATGATCACCGAGCTCCAGGAGCGCAAGGAG AAATGTGTCCACTACTGGCCTGAGAAGGAGGGCACCTATGGCCCCTTCACCATCCACGTGCAGGGGGTGAGCGAGTCTGTGGAGTACGTGGTGCGGGATCTCTCCATCCAG CTTGGGAAGGAATGCCGCAAGGTCAAGCACATCCTCTTCCCTTCCTGGCCAGACCAGCAGACACCTGAGTCAGCCAAGCCCCTGCTGCACCTGGTGGCCAAGGTGGAGGAGGCTCTGCAgactgcagccagcccagggcccGTCGTGGTGCACTGCAG TGCGGGCATCGGCCGCACCGGCTGCTTCATTGCCACCAGGATCgggtgccagcagctgcaggacacgGGGGAGGTGGATATCCTGGGCATCGTGTGCCATCTGCGCATAGACAG AGGTGGGATGATCCAGACGAGCGAGCAGTACCAGTTCCTCCATCACACGCTGGCTCTCTATGcctcccagctgccagagggGGCAGCCCGCTAG